Below is a genomic region from Candidatus Chlorobium masyuteum.
CCAAAGCATCCGGTCCTATCGGGGTGCCGTCAGGACCAAGTGGCGGAGGGAGCGGTGAAGGGAGATCTGCCTGAATATTGTACCACTGTCGAGGCATTTCATCTTCAGTCAGCAGGATCTTCGTGGGTTCAGAACTCATGATTACTCTGAATTTAGGGTGAAGTAGTACTGCAAGGGTGAGTGTAACGGATAGCGAGGGTCATACCATAAAACCGGGAAACGGTTTCCTGAATGTATTACATGGCAGTTGAACTGCTGCAAGAGTGCCGAAGGCGGGAATCGAACCCGCACGTCCATTGCTGAACACGGGATTTTAAGTCCCGGGCGTCTACCAGTTCCGCCACTTCGGCTGCTCGGTACAACGATACCAGACAGGCCGGTAATTTACTATCTTCACAGGGTTTCCCAAAAAAATAAATCGCCCCGTTCACGCCACTTATTGCAGCGGAAACGCAGCCGTTCAGGCTTCGAAATGATCAAAGCCCCTGATCGAGGCAAGATCAATCCTCATGCCGTAAATATCCGATAGAAACAGACCGGTATCTATATCGGTCATTTCACCGATTACCGATATCTCCTTGTAGTCATCAATGAGTTCGTACTCCTCTTTCGGGATGGTAAAGAGCAGCTGATACTCCTCTCCTCCTGTCAGTGCCCATGTGATGGCATCATCCTGGAGCTCATCGGCAATCCTTCGCGTTGAGGGTGTGATTGGTATACGGCTTTCATGAATCAGCGCTCCGGTGTTTGACTGGCTGCAGATGTGGTGCAGTTCCCCGGAGAGTCCGTCGGAAATATCGATCATCGATGTTGGCCGGATGTTTCTTGAGTGCAGGAATCTTACGATATCGAGACGGGCCGTGGGGAGCAGCTGGCACTGTATGGCTTCACTGTACTCCTTCAGGTCGGCCATAACGCTTTTGTTATACGGTTCATTGTTTTCAAAATGTTCAAGCATGATGGCTTTTTCACGCATGAGGAGCTTGAGACCGGCAGCGGCACCCCCGAGTGAGCCGGTAACGCAGATCAGCTCTCCGGGTTTGGCTCCGTTTCTCTTTGTGAGCTTTTCCGGTTCTACCTCCCCCATTATCGTGACGGAGATGATCAGCCCAGATCGGGATGAAGAGGTGTCTCCACCGGCGATGGCAAGGCCGTACTCTTTTGCCGCATGGCTCATTCCCTTGTAAAGCTCCTCAACCATCTCTGTTGAAAATGAGGGAGGGATGGCAATGGAGACAAGCGCGAAGCGGGGAAAGGCATTCATGGCGCAGACATCGGAGACATTGACGCTTATGGCTTTGCTTCCAAGATGTTTAAGCGGTGTTGTCAAAAGATCGAAGTGTACCTGTTCGACAAGCAGATCGGTTGTTGCGACCTGAAGGAGTTTTCCGGAGGGTTGATAGATTGCACAGTCATCACCGATGCCTTTCAGCAGTTCAGGTACCGCTTGAAGGGTTGGTTCTGCGAGGGCGGCAATTTTGTCGATCAGACCGAACTCCCCGATATCCCGGATGGCTTTATATGGCATATTTTTGCGTAAATTAAAGTTCACTCTGAACCATTCCGGGGATCGTCGCGTTGTCAACAGCCCGGCCGGTTCCCTACTCTTTCAATAACAGAGACAATATCTTCTTTTTATGGGTTTTTTTGACAAGTTCAAATTATCAAAACTGACGGAAGGGCTCGGAAAAACCCGCGATACCCTTCGGGACAAGCTTTCGGTTATCACACAGGGGAAAACGGAGATAGATGAGGAGTTTCTCGAAGAGCTTGAAATAATTCTTGTCGCGGCTGATGTCGGTGTAGAAACAACACTCGGGATCGTTGATGCTATTACGGAACGTGCAAAACAGGAGACCTACCGCTCGGAAACGGAGCTCAACAACATGCTGATGGAAGAGATTCAGCAGTTGCTGCAGGAGAGCGGAGTGGATCACCCGGTTGATTTTGATGCACCTCTGCCGGCAAAACCCTATGTGATTTTAATCGTGGGAGTGAATGGTGCCGGCAAGACCACCAGTGTTGCAAAGCTGGCCCACAATTATGATAAAGCAGGCAAAAAAGTCATTATAGCGGCAGCCGATACCTTTCGCGCCGCAGCGTATGAACAGCTCCAGATATGGGCGGACCGGGCAGGTGTTCCAATGATCGGTCAGGGACAGGGTTCCGATCCTGCCTCGGTGGTCTATGATGCAGTCAGCGCTGCGGTTGCGCGAAATGCTGATGTTGTACTGGTCGATACCGCAGGGCGGCTGCACAACAAAAGCCATCTCATGGAGGAGCTGGCCAAGATCATGAGGGTGGCCAAAAAGAAAATTCCTGAAGCGCCGCATGAAGTGCTGCTGGTGCTTGACGGTACAACCGGTCAGAATGCGGTGCAGCAGGCCCGGGAGTTTACAAAGTTTGTCAAGGTAACCGGACTTGTTGTTACCAAACTTGACGGGACTTCAAAAGGCGGAATAGTGCTCACCATTTCCCGTGAACTTGGTCTGCCTGTCAAATATATCGGCGTGGGTGAGAAGATTGATGATTTACAGTTGTTTGATCGTGCGGAGTTTGTCGGAGCGCTCCTGGGTCGCACCAGCCATTAGTCCCGGACAGTTATCATTTCCGGAATGGTGTGGTGAAGAAGGTCAAGAATCTGGTTGTGATCGGTGATCTTTAGAAGATGCGTGCTGTTTCGGGTATCTCCGGCACCAAGGTGAGGAGCTACTATTGATGTCGCATTGCTGGATTCAAGAAGTTCCGAAAGTTTGTCTTCAAGTTTCAGCGGGCTTCGCATGATGACGATATGGGTGATTTCCGCCTCGGGTAGATCAAGGAGATAATCGATATGCCACCGGAGTTTTTTCGTGGAAGGAGCACGGTTGCTGTTACTGGCAAAGTCATCTCCGGAAAAGAGCTGCAACAGGGCGGGACGGATTTTGTGGGGCTTTTTCTCTTCGCTTCTTGATGCATGGCGGATCACTCTCCGGGCGAGCGGGCTTCCTGTGCTCTCCTCTTTTCCCAAAGCTGAGCCGATGTAGAGGTACTCTCCCCCGGTGAAAGTGATCAGGCGGCCAAACTGAAACCGTCCGAATGCAAGCTTAACCGAACAGGATAGCCGTATCAGGAGGATATAGGAACCCATGCGGTATTTATTGCCGAAAATGGTAAACTGGCGAACGGACATTGTTTTTTGTTGTTTTTGATGCAATATTAGCAGCGACTCACTACAGCGTGATCGTTATTATTATTATACGGTAGTGAATCAGGATGCTTTCAACGCAGTTAGAAAAGTAAGGGTTTTCGAAGCTAACGGGGCAATGTTTTTTTCGATGAACGTTTCGGAAAAACATATGGAGCAGAGGCGCTGGGAGATGGTTGAGGCGCTGAAACGTTACGGGATAACAAACAGCAGGGTGCTTGATGCTTTTCTGGAGGTCAAGCGGCACCTTTTTTTTCCTGAGGATGCCCTGGAGTTGGCCTATGACGATGGAGCTTATCCCATCGGGTTCGGTCAGACCATTTCGCAGCCTTTTACGGTTGCTTATATGACAACTCTGCTCGTTGATCGATGTCCATCAGGAAAAGTGCTTGAAATTGGAACCGGATCAGGTTATCAGGCGGCAATTCTTGATGCTCTTGGTTATTCGGTTTATACGGTTGAAAGGATCAATGAGCTGTTTCAGCGTGCTGAACGGCTTTTTTCGAGGCTTGGTTTACCTATTGCATGTCGTTATGATGACGGCACTCTGGGTTGGAAGGAAGAGGCTCCGTTTGACGGGATCATAGTAACTGCAGGTGCTCCGGAAGAACCTGCGCCATTGTTGAGACAGCTGGCGGAAAACGGTTGCATGGTTATACCCGTTGGAGAGACGGTGTCACAGCAGATGACCGTTGTGCAGCGAGTTGGTGACGAACTTAGAAAAGAGGTGTTTCAGCAGTTTGTCTTTGTGCCGCTGATTGGCAGGGAGGGCTGGAGCGATGACCTGTAACAGACGATTTTTATATTTAATAACATCATAATTGAAGGGATGATCTATGGCTCTCATGTCCAGCTTGCGTGACAAGACTCATATTATACTCTATACGCTCATGGCGGCATTTCTTGCGCTGATTGTGTTTGAGTGGGGGATGAATTTTACCGGATTTACCACCAAGGCAAATCAGGCGGGTAAAATTAATGGAAAGACGGTTTCCATGGCAGAGTATGATGAGGTGTACAAAAATTTTACTGCAAATTATCGAAGAGCCAATCCCGGAGCGGAACTGACTCCGGAAGCCGAACTCGCGCTTCGTGAGCAGGCCTGGAATACGGTTGTAGATCAGACTCTTCTTGAACAGCAGTTTGAAAAGTTCTCCATCTCCCTGCAGGATCAGGAGGTGGTTGAAGCTCTGGATAGTTCTGCTCCGCCCCAGGTGATCCGTCAGAATTTCAGTGATCCGGCTACCGGAGCACTTGATCGAAAAAAGCTCGACAGTGCACGTCGTGATCCCCGCAACAAGGAGTTGTGGCTGCAGATAGAGAAGATTGTCCGTCAGGAGCTGAAGGTCAACAAGCTGATCAGGGCATTGCAAACTCTTGACCATGTAACCGGCAGGGAGGTTGACGATATTATAAACAGGCAGTTCTCAAGGTTTTCTGCCTCTTTTATACCTGTTCCCTTAAGCTTTGCCGGTGCTGACAGTAACTTTCCGGTAAAGGAAGAGGAGATCAAAAAGTATTATGATGATCACAAGGAGCTTTTCCGGCAGGCACCTTCAAGAAAAGCCGATTTTGTGTTTTTCCCTCTTACTCCCTCAGCAAAAGACAGTCTTGCCGTTCGAACCGAGCTTGAATCGATCAGGGCCGAGTTTTCTGCTCCAACGGTTAATGACAGCGACTATGTGAAGGTACAGAGTGACCGTCCAACAGGGATTAATGTAGCCTATAACCGGAGCGATTTTTCACCTGCAGCCGGAGCAACGCTCTTTAATCCTTCAAATCTCAAGCCGGGAACGATTGTCGGTCCTTTAGCTGATCGGGGTGAGTACCGCATGATAAAAATCAAGCAGGTTACTACCTCCCGGCAGCCAGTGGCAAGGGCCTCACATATTCTTCTGAGGTTTAATCCGGCCAGCCGTGCTGAAGTGCAGAAAGTCAGGGAGCTTTCACTGCTGATTTCACAACAGCTTCAGGCTGGTGTTCCTTTTGAGTCTCTTGCACGTAAATATTCTGCTGATCCCGGTAGTGCGCTGAATGGCGGTGATATCGGATGGTTCAGCAGGGAACGTATGGTTCCTGAATTTGCTGCAGCAGTGTTCAATGCCCGTCCCGGTGCGGTTATCGGTCCTGTTCAGACACAGTTCGGACTGCATATTATCAAGGTTACCGGTTTTGACCAGAGTGCGGTGGTCTGCTCGGAGATAGTTCGCAACATCCGCCCCTCCACGGAGAGTGTCGAGAGTGTTAGGCGTCAGGCACTTGCCTTTCAGGCCTCGGCCAAGGAGAAGGGTTTCGACCAGACTGCGGCTGCCGCGAAATTGCGTATTGACAAGACCGGAGAGTTTGGTAAACATATGGCGGTTGCGCAGATCGGATACAGTGATAAGGTAACGGCTTTTGCCTTTAAGGCATCCGAAGGAGACCTTTCAGATCTGCTTGAGACTGAAAAAGGGTTTTATGTTATGCGTCTTACGGAGAAGAATGATACCGGATACCGGCTGCTGGATCAGGATATGAAAAGCAGGATTACGGCAGAGCTGGTAAGGGAGAAGAAAGGTGCCGCTCTTGAGAAAAAGCTCTCTGCGATGGCGAAGGGAGCCGGAATGTCTATTGAAAAGATCGCTGCGGCAAATCAGGGATTGGCTATCGTGTCAGCGGAGAATATCCAGTGGAGTGACGGGCTTATTCCGGGTTATGGCGTTGACCGCCCTCTTGTTGAAGCCATGTCAGGAATGGTGGTTGGAAAACTCTCCTCTCCGGTGAAAACTACCGATGGATATGCGATTGTGCTTCTCACGAAGAGAGCGCTTCCCGAGGGGCTGGATCCCAAAGTGGAAAAAGTCACGGTAACACCACAGCTGCTTCGGGCAAAACAGGAGCAACTGTTTGCTGAATTTTTTGCTGCGGTTCGCAAAAACGCAAAAGTTGAGGATTTGCGACCCTGATCACCCCCCGCATTTGGATCAATGAGCCGCCTGGAAGGTTTCCAGGCGGGCTTTGATGGCTTGGGCGCTGTCGAGTGTCAGACACTCCCCGGCAAGTTCTTCGGTTTCGGCAATGGTGTAGTGTGATACCAGTGATTTAAGGTTCGGTATATCCGAGGCTACAACACTGAATCGTCTGAGCCCGCATCCAATCAGGAAAGGCAGGGCAAGCGGGTCTGAACCCATGTCACCGCATATCATTGCCCTGCAGTGGTTTCTGTTGGCGGCAGCAATAACCCGGTGCAGCTGGCGTATAATTGCCGGATGGAATTTTTCAAAGAGGTCCTGCACAACAACGTTGTTCCTGTCCACAGCGAGGGTGTACTGGGTAAGGTCATTGGTCCCGATGCTGATGAAATCTACACGTCTGGTGATTTCA
It encodes:
- the thiL gene encoding thiamine-phosphate kinase, whose translation is MPYKAIRDIGEFGLIDKIAALAEPTLQAVPELLKGIGDDCAIYQPSGKLLQVATTDLLVEQVHFDLLTTPLKHLGSKAISVNVSDVCAMNAFPRFALVSIAIPPSFSTEMVEELYKGMSHAAKEYGLAIAGGDTSSSRSGLIISVTIMGEVEPEKLTKRNGAKPGELICVTGSLGGAAAGLKLLMREKAIMLEHFENNEPYNKSVMADLKEYSEAIQCQLLPTARLDIVRFLHSRNIRPTSMIDISDGLSGELHHICSQSNTGALIHESRIPITPSTRRIADELQDDAITWALTGGEEYQLLFTIPKEEYELIDDYKEISVIGEMTDIDTGLFLSDIYGMRIDLASIRGFDHFEA
- the ftsY gene encoding signal recognition particle-docking protein FtsY; translation: MGFFDKFKLSKLTEGLGKTRDTLRDKLSVITQGKTEIDEEFLEELEIILVAADVGVETTLGIVDAITERAKQETYRSETELNNMLMEEIQQLLQESGVDHPVDFDAPLPAKPYVILIVGVNGAGKTTSVAKLAHNYDKAGKKVIIAAADTFRAAAYEQLQIWADRAGVPMIGQGQGSDPASVVYDAVSAAVARNADVVLVDTAGRLHNKSHLMEELAKIMRVAKKKIPEAPHEVLLVLDGTTGQNAVQQAREFTKFVKVTGLVVTKLDGTSKGGIVLTISRELGLPVKYIGVGEKIDDLQLFDRAEFVGALLGRTSH
- a CDS encoding GIY-YIG nuclease family protein — protein: MSVRQFTIFGNKYRMGSYILLIRLSCSVKLAFGRFQFGRLITFTGGEYLYIGSALGKEESTGSPLARRVIRHASRSEEKKPHKIRPALLQLFSGDDFASNSNRAPSTKKLRWHIDYLLDLPEAEITHIVIMRSPLKLEDKLSELLESSNATSIVAPHLGAGDTRNSTHLLKITDHNQILDLLHHTIPEMITVRD
- a CDS encoding protein-L-isoaspartate(D-aspartate) O-methyltransferase, yielding MNVSEKHMEQRRWEMVEALKRYGITNSRVLDAFLEVKRHLFFPEDALELAYDDGAYPIGFGQTISQPFTVAYMTTLLVDRCPSGKVLEIGTGSGYQAAILDALGYSVYTVERINELFQRAERLFSRLGLPIACRYDDGTLGWKEEAPFDGIIVTAGAPEEPAPLLRQLAENGCMVIPVGETVSQQMTVVQRVGDELRKEVFQQFVFVPLIGREGWSDDL
- a CDS encoding peptidylprolyl isomerase; amino-acid sequence: MALMSSLRDKTHIILYTLMAAFLALIVFEWGMNFTGFTTKANQAGKINGKTVSMAEYDEVYKNFTANYRRANPGAELTPEAELALREQAWNTVVDQTLLEQQFEKFSISLQDQEVVEALDSSAPPQVIRQNFSDPATGALDRKKLDSARRDPRNKELWLQIEKIVRQELKVNKLIRALQTLDHVTGREVDDIINRQFSRFSASFIPVPLSFAGADSNFPVKEEEIKKYYDDHKELFRQAPSRKADFVFFPLTPSAKDSLAVRTELESIRAEFSAPTVNDSDYVKVQSDRPTGINVAYNRSDFSPAAGATLFNPSNLKPGTIVGPLADRGEYRMIKIKQVTTSRQPVARASHILLRFNPASRAEVQKVRELSLLISQQLQAGVPFESLARKYSADPGSALNGGDIGWFSRERMVPEFAAAVFNARPGAVIGPVQTQFGLHIIKVTGFDQSAVVCSEIVRNIRPSTESVESVRRQALAFQASAKEKGFDQTAAAAKLRIDKTGEFGKHMAVAQIGYSDKVTAFAFKASEGDLSDLLETEKGFYVMRLTEKNDTGYRLLDQDMKSRITAELVREKKGAALEKKLSAMAKGAGMSIEKIAAANQGLAIVSAENIQWSDGLIPGYGVDRPLVEAMSGMVVGKLSSPVKTTDGYAIVLLTKRALPEGLDPKVEKVTVTPQLLRAKQEQLFAEFFAAVRKNAKVEDLRP